The following are encoded in a window of Candidatus Acidulodesulfobacterium acidiphilum genomic DNA:
- the dnaG gene encoding DNA primase: MDKNIETVLSYVNIVEEISGFVKLKKTGRNYTGLCPFHSEKTPSFSVNETKGLYYCFGCGKGGNVITFLKEIRGDSFSDIVDYLKNKYNIPVEYTKFRKTDSSSQAENPVKKIINLAVNFYYENLFVYISNSRHIMNYLNERGINVDVAKDFKLGYAGFGNGLTALLKSVKADLDIAADMGLLVKKDDYNKVYADRFVNKLIIPIMDRTGEPIALASRIITRERDQLSNNFPKYINTNNSEIFVKNNTLYGLDKALPFIKKENAVIVVEGYFDMITLYANGIKNIVATMGTALSKNHISSLSRLCDEIVLLYDGDKAGINAINRGMELFREFMDSSDKNIYAACLSGGEDPDTYVRKFGSENLIKLINESKKPPVEFAIDYYVEKNKKSGIIKNNEESRLKSKISVIKDVVPYFKKIGNNIIFSHYVNILANKLGLNENVIRRYIESNKSWIGTGNTDYSLDTAYEISIKEDMGIEDIIVSKIFCNLVLTEYISDDIISEFSDKDAVYIIKEIQNAVKKGASQEIIKGAVEEIISGTVNADKWKRIYYSGLMSENSGNREDFKKLLMKLKVNNIDKICRDILEAIKSGNLDEKGKVIKFQELNRLKYISKEFQKKICGY, translated from the coding sequence GTAGGAATTATACGGGCTTATGCCCGTTTCACTCAGAGAAGACGCCTTCTTTCAGCGTTAACGAGACAAAAGGATTATACTACTGTTTCGGGTGCGGCAAGGGAGGCAACGTTATAACTTTCCTTAAAGAAATTAGGGGAGATTCTTTTTCCGACATCGTCGATTATCTTAAAAATAAATATAATATTCCCGTCGAATATACAAAATTTCGCAAAACCGACAGCTCCTCCCAAGCGGAAAATCCGGTTAAAAAAATAATAAATCTTGCAGTTAATTTTTATTACGAAAATCTTTTCGTCTATATTTCTAACAGCCGGCATATAATGAATTATCTTAACGAAAGAGGTATAAACGTAGATGTTGCAAAGGATTTTAAATTAGGATATGCAGGTTTTGGAAACGGCTTAACCGCACTGCTTAAAAGCGTTAAAGCAGATCTTGATATTGCGGCGGATATGGGGCTTTTGGTTAAAAAAGACGATTACAATAAGGTTTATGCCGACAGATTCGTCAATAAATTAATTATTCCCATAATGGACAGAACAGGCGAGCCGATAGCGCTGGCTTCCAGAATTATCACGCGGGAACGAGATCAGTTATCTAATAACTTTCCAAAATACATTAACACAAATAATTCCGAAATTTTCGTAAAAAATAATACCCTTTACGGTTTAGACAAAGCCCTTCCTTTTATTAAAAAAGAAAATGCCGTTATAGTAGTAGAAGGTTATTTCGATATGATAACGCTTTACGCAAACGGTATTAAAAATATCGTAGCTACTATGGGCACCGCTCTTTCAAAAAACCATATTTCAAGTTTATCGAGATTGTGCGATGAAATTGTTTTGCTTTATGACGGTGATAAAGCCGGAATAAATGCAATCAATAGAGGAATGGAATTATTCAGGGAGTTCATGGACAGCTCCGATAAGAATATTTACGCCGCCTGTCTTAGCGGCGGAGAAGATCCTGATACTTACGTGCGAAAATTCGGAAGCGAAAACCTTATAAAATTAATTAACGAAAGCAAAAAACCTCCGGTAGAATTTGCGATAGACTATTATGTTGAAAAAAACAAAAAAAGCGGTATAATTAAAAATAACGAGGAAAGCAGATTAAAAAGCAAGATATCCGTCATAAAAGACGTCGTACCTTACTTTAAAAAAATCGGTAATAATATTATATTTTCGCATTACGTAAATATACTTGCAAATAAACTCGGTTTAAACGAAAACGTAATAAGAAGGTATATTGAATCGAATAAAAGCTGGATTGGAACCGGAAACACGGATTATAGTTTAGATACTGCCTACGAAATTTCAATAAAAGAGGATATGGGCATTGAAGATATTATCGTAAGCAAGATATTTTGCAATTTGGTATTGACAGAGTATATAAGCGATGATATAATATCTGAATTTTCCGATAAAGATGCCGTATATATTATTAAAGAAATTCAAAATGCCGTTAAAAAAGGCGCAAGTCAAGAAATAATTAAAGGTGCGGTAGAAGAAATAATTTCGGGAACCGTTAACGCCGATAAATGGAAAAGGATTTATTATTCAGGTTTGATGTCGGAAAATAGCGGAAATAGAGAAGATTTTAAGAAACTTCTTATGAAGTTAAAAGTTAATAATATAGATAAAATATGCAGAGATATATTAGAGGCAATTAAAAGCGGTAATTTAGACGAAAAAGGTAAAGTAATCAAATTTCAGGAATTAAACAGGTTGAAATATATCTCTAAAGAGTTTCAAAAAAAAATTTGCGGGTATTGA